From one Micromonospora siamensis genomic stretch:
- a CDS encoding helix-turn-helix transcriptional regulator, giving the protein MTSELENSPTGPCFIGRRPQLARVARAHAAALAGGRQLVCEVVGEPGIGKTRFVHEALRQCAPAVPRAVGSCAPDERGVPFHVFRHALSSGRSPRPGLRSGRLTGEVWTDPEPTVPPAPSPVRASDARRFRLYQSARRLIGLAARDGLVLVLDDLHWADASSIGLIAHLLRYPVPAPLLLMLVYRPRQMAVPMPFGPPGERADAEPPALERIELGPLSLAEVTLLQPSLDPAELPARHALSGGNPGYLTALPGGAPETVPDCGDPPEGPITASALAALRREWVSLPPVDLACLRAGAVLDGPFDADLLATVAQVPATLAAEAGWRLARRDLIRHVPGGGRFAFRHPVLRMAVAQDTDPAWRAEAYGRALTALVDRGAPPADQARYAERLLGLPHGRWVERCVDVLSRAAQDIYREAPELAIRWLRLALRALRPTAAATQRRRDVSLTLARITGEAGNLAESRALLQEIVPLFPTDREGRRAQAVALWARTERLLGNYAEAQAISRRELAGLPGDVGPASGYRLATELGAAGILAGRIAAAPADVLIDAPAGPPPDGSVDPARSGVERAGLLAVRSLAATHDGALDLARDLLTGASRIVDALPDGDVRDNPDCLAALGLTELHLERPADAVRHLDRGLTLVRAAHRDDGLCQLLLGRSRVAYHTGRLVTAIELATEAGIVARRIGSRDLLSFALAFEAEATAWRGGLRDDERAVALARSAVELTTDLTTWCGRTAATALATAALLAGDPTTCVELVREAGGGAQLDRLQATLRPMWFELLCAAALATGDPADAERQARLALAEAERIDLPGQRGFAESAYGEVLLARGEAAAALPHLEAAVELFRAGGMVLRRSLALVSLTRAAETAGRAGPAARARRQALELAEWCGTERVALRLARPVDPRVVATLTDREWHIARLTATGATSRLIGRQLNISPRTVEAHLTRIYRKAGVASRSGLVAWVARLDDTDR; this is encoded by the coding sequence ATGACATCCGAGCTGGAGAATTCCCCCACGGGCCCGTGTTTCATCGGGCGACGACCGCAGTTGGCGCGGGTCGCGAGAGCCCATGCCGCCGCGCTGGCCGGTGGCCGGCAACTGGTCTGCGAGGTGGTGGGGGAGCCGGGGATCGGCAAGACCCGGTTCGTCCACGAGGCCCTGCGACAGTGCGCGCCCGCCGTTCCCCGGGCCGTCGGCAGTTGCGCGCCGGACGAGCGCGGCGTCCCCTTCCACGTGTTCCGGCACGCCCTGTCGAGCGGACGCTCACCACGCCCTGGCCTGCGCAGCGGGCGGCTGACCGGGGAGGTCTGGACCGACCCGGAGCCGACCGTGCCGCCGGCGCCGTCGCCCGTGCGAGCGTCGGACGCCCGGCGCTTCCGGCTCTACCAGTCGGCGCGCCGGCTGATCGGGCTGGCCGCCCGCGACGGCCTGGTGCTGGTCCTGGACGACCTGCACTGGGCCGACGCCTCCTCCATCGGCCTGATCGCCCACCTGCTGCGCTATCCGGTGCCGGCCCCGTTGCTGCTGATGCTGGTCTACCGGCCGCGACAGATGGCCGTCCCGATGCCGTTCGGGCCACCCGGCGAGCGCGCCGACGCCGAGCCGCCGGCCCTCGAACGGATCGAGCTCGGCCCGCTCAGCCTCGCCGAGGTCACCCTGCTGCAGCCGTCGCTCGACCCGGCGGAACTGCCCGCGCGGCACGCGCTGAGCGGCGGCAACCCCGGCTACCTGACGGCGCTGCCGGGTGGCGCGCCCGAAACCGTCCCGGACTGCGGCGACCCGCCGGAGGGGCCGATCACCGCCTCCGCGCTGGCGGCGCTGCGCCGGGAGTGGGTGTCCCTGCCGCCGGTCGACCTGGCCTGCCTGCGGGCCGGGGCAGTCCTCGACGGACCCTTCGACGCCGACCTGCTCGCCACGGTCGCCCAGGTCCCGGCCACGCTGGCGGCCGAAGCCGGGTGGCGGCTGGCCCGCCGGGACCTGATCCGCCACGTGCCGGGCGGCGGGCGGTTCGCCTTCCGGCATCCGGTGTTGCGGATGGCGGTGGCCCAGGACACCGACCCGGCGTGGCGCGCGGAGGCGTACGGGCGCGCGTTGACGGCGCTGGTCGATCGCGGCGCGCCCCCGGCGGACCAGGCCCGCTACGCGGAGCGCCTGCTCGGCCTGCCGCACGGCCGCTGGGTCGAGCGTTGCGTCGACGTGCTCTCCCGGGCCGCCCAGGACATCTACCGCGAGGCGCCGGAGCTGGCCATCCGCTGGCTGCGGCTGGCCCTGCGGGCCCTGCGACCCACCGCTGCCGCCACCCAGCGTCGGCGCGACGTCTCCCTGACGCTCGCCCGGATCACCGGCGAGGCCGGCAACCTGGCCGAGAGCAGGGCGCTGCTCCAGGAGATCGTGCCGCTCTTCCCCACCGACCGGGAGGGACGGCGAGCCCAGGCGGTCGCCCTCTGGGCCCGGACGGAGCGGCTGCTCGGCAACTACGCCGAGGCGCAGGCGATCAGCCGCCGCGAACTGGCCGGCCTGCCGGGCGACGTCGGGCCGGCCAGTGGCTACCGCCTCGCCACCGAGCTTGGGGCCGCCGGCATCCTGGCCGGACGGATCGCCGCCGCGCCAGCCGACGTGCTCATCGACGCCCCGGCCGGACCGCCGCCCGACGGATCCGTCGACCCGGCCCGGTCCGGGGTGGAACGGGCCGGGCTGCTGGCCGTCCGGAGCCTCGCCGCGACGCACGACGGCGCGCTCGACCTGGCCCGAGACCTGCTCACCGGCGCCAGCCGGATCGTCGACGCGCTGCCCGACGGGGACGTCCGCGACAACCCCGACTGCCTGGCCGCGCTGGGCCTGACCGAGCTGCACCTGGAACGGCCGGCCGACGCGGTGCGGCACCTCGACCGCGGCCTGACGCTCGTCCGGGCGGCCCACCGGGACGATGGACTGTGCCAACTGCTGCTCGGCCGCAGTCGGGTGGCGTACCACACCGGCCGGCTCGTCACCGCCATCGAACTGGCCACCGAGGCGGGCATCGTCGCCCGCCGGATCGGCAGCCGTGACCTGCTGAGCTTCGCCCTGGCCTTCGAGGCGGAGGCGACGGCGTGGCGCGGCGGCCTGCGCGACGACGAGCGGGCGGTGGCGTTGGCGCGTAGCGCGGTCGAGCTCACCACCGATCTCACCACCTGGTGCGGCCGCACCGCCGCCACCGCGCTGGCGACCGCGGCCCTGCTGGCCGGGGATCCCACGACCTGCGTGGAACTGGTACGCGAGGCGGGCGGCGGCGCTCAGCTGGACCGTCTGCAGGCCACCCTGCGTCCCATGTGGTTCGAGTTGCTCTGCGCGGCCGCCCTCGCCACCGGCGACCCGGCCGACGCGGAACGCCAGGCGCGGTTGGCGCTGGCCGAGGCGGAACGGATCGACCTCCCCGGCCAGCGCGGCTTCGCCGAGTCGGCGTACGGCGAGGTGCTGCTGGCCCGCGGCGAGGCGGCGGCGGCGCTGCCGCACCTGGAGGCGGCCGTCGAGCTGTTCCGGGCCGGTGGGATGGTGCTGCGGCGGAGTCTGGCGCTGGTCTCGTTGACCCGCGCCGCCGAGACCGCCGGCCGGGCCGGGCCGGCCGCCCGGGCCCGCCGGCAGGCGCTGGAACTGGCCGAGTGGTGCGGCACGGAACGGGTCGCATTGCGACTGGCCCGGCCCGTCGATCCGCGGGTGGTCGCCACCCTGACCGACCGGGAGTGGCACATCGCCCGGTTGACCGCGACCGGGGCGACCAGCCGGCTGATCGGCCGGCAACTGAACATCAGCCCACGCACCGTCGAGGCACACCTGACCCGGATCTACCGCAAGGCGGGTGTCGCCTCCCGGTCGGGTCTGGTCGCCTGGGTCGCCCGGCTCGATGACACGGATCGGTGA
- a CDS encoding dihydrofolate reductase family protein, protein MAKLIYVNNVSLDGYIEDESGIFSWFPLDDDVFSFTTDLLRSVGTFLYGRRLYEMMAVWETDPALAAQSDLMAGFASVWRAADKVVYSTTLTAVPTAATTVERRFDPAAVRELKATANSDITIGGADLAAQAMRAGLVDECQLLVWPAAVGGGKPGLPTGVRTDFELLDERRFQNGVVYLRYRCLGQ, encoded by the coding sequence ATGGCGAAACTGATCTACGTGAACAACGTGTCGCTCGATGGCTACATCGAGGACGAAAGTGGCATCTTCAGCTGGTTCCCGCTCGACGACGACGTGTTCTCGTTCACCACCGACCTCCTGCGGTCCGTGGGTACGTTCCTCTACGGGCGGCGCCTGTACGAGATGATGGCCGTCTGGGAGACCGACCCTGCCCTGGCCGCCCAGTCCGACCTCATGGCCGGCTTCGCGAGCGTCTGGCGAGCGGCGGACAAGGTCGTCTACTCCACGACCCTCACCGCGGTGCCGACGGCCGCCACCACCGTGGAGCGCCGATTCGACCCCGCCGCCGTACGGGAGCTGAAGGCCACGGCCAACAGTGACATCACGATCGGCGGCGCCGACCTGGCGGCGCAGGCCATGCGGGCCGGGCTGGTCGACGAGTGCCAGTTGTTGGTGTGGCCCGCCGCCGTCGGAGGCGGCAAACCGGGGCTGCCCACCGGGGTACGCACCGACTTCGAGCTCCTCGACGAGCGCCGATTCCAGAACGGCGTCGTCTACCTTCGTTACCGCTGCCTGGGCCAGTGA
- a CDS encoding condensation domain-containing protein encodes MELASQPDACPLSSTQQLWCAGDLGDDAGSFSPRFLSTRAIRISGRLDVDALQRALDDLVERHEILRTVVVRDADPKYQQVLAPVPVPLDVRDVTPIAGQSRDVQAETLAQEAMRSSLDPRVPPLLRSVLVRLDDNDSILVLVAHHTAADGWSMQLLLRDLSVLYAAHLAGRNAALPPVTQYREFVAWEHERITGPAAEAAMSYWREKLRGGEAFALPTDRPIPERHTRAYSASYFNVDAEVITAAAELARSMRSSLFFVLMAAFSVVAHKITGTTDPIFNAISAGRNDVQSQNVVGSIMNILPLRTDISDCATFREVMAKTRQTCVEAYTYELPVRQIVDEMPGIVRPKTDPWLCEVFVTMSQPQVDENDFQFGSGSYQIRKWVIDEPEASGPPEGFAWIVDVLPSGELTGHVLYNTDEIDESNAVGWAASYCQVLAAGVGAPDRDWRTL; translated from the coding sequence GTGGAACTCGCCAGCCAGCCGGACGCCTGTCCGCTGTCCAGCACCCAGCAGCTGTGGTGCGCCGGAGACCTCGGCGATGACGCGGGCAGCTTCAGCCCCCGGTTCCTCTCCACGAGAGCGATACGGATCTCCGGCAGACTCGACGTGGACGCGTTGCAGCGGGCACTCGACGACCTGGTGGAGCGGCACGAGATCCTGCGTACGGTCGTGGTGCGCGACGCCGACCCCAAGTACCAGCAGGTCCTCGCGCCTGTCCCGGTGCCGTTGGACGTCCGTGACGTCACGCCGATCGCGGGGCAGTCCCGCGACGTGCAGGCCGAGACCCTGGCGCAGGAGGCGATGCGGAGCAGCCTGGATCCGCGCGTACCGCCGTTGCTTCGGAGCGTGCTCGTGCGTCTGGACGACAACGACTCCATCCTGGTGCTTGTCGCCCACCACACCGCCGCTGACGGCTGGTCGATGCAACTGCTGCTGCGCGACCTTTCCGTGCTGTACGCGGCGCACCTCGCCGGCCGCAACGCCGCCCTGCCGCCGGTCACCCAGTACCGCGAGTTCGTGGCCTGGGAACATGAGCGCATCACCGGGCCGGCGGCCGAAGCGGCGATGAGCTACTGGCGCGAGAAGCTGCGCGGCGGGGAGGCCTTCGCGCTGCCGACCGACCGCCCGATACCCGAGCGTCACACCAGAGCCTATTCCGCGAGCTACTTCAACGTCGATGCCGAGGTGATCACTGCGGCGGCGGAACTCGCACGTTCGATGCGGAGCTCGCTGTTCTTCGTGCTCATGGCGGCCTTCAGCGTGGTGGCGCACAAGATCACTGGAACGACGGACCCCATCTTCAACGCTATTTCCGCCGGACGCAACGACGTGCAGTCCCAGAATGTCGTCGGATCCATCATGAACATCCTGCCGCTGCGCACCGACATCAGCGATTGCGCGACGTTCCGCGAGGTCATGGCGAAGACCCGGCAGACGTGCGTCGAAGCTTACACCTACGAGCTGCCGGTCCGGCAGATCGTCGATGAAATGCCAGGAATCGTACGGCCGAAAACCGACCCCTGGCTGTGCGAGGTGTTCGTCACCATGTCGCAGCCGCAGGTCGACGAGAACGACTTCCAGTTCGGAAGCGGGTCGTACCAGATCCGCAAATGGGTGATCGACGAGCCCGAGGCGTCCGGTCCACCCGAGGGTTTCGCCTGGATCGTGGACGTACTGCCGTCGGGCGAGCTCACCGGCCACGTTCTGTACAACACCGATGAGATCGACGAGTCCAACGCGGTCGGCTGGGCGGCGAGCTACTGCCAGGTTCTCGCGGCGGGCGTAGGCGCTCCCGATCGTGACTGGCGCACGCTGTAA
- a CDS encoding SRPBCC domain-containing protein: MTDNAQGVARILGTLGSTDGKGVVRMQDRLDSPLDDVWTALTEPERLARWLGTVEGDFVLGGELRAQFFDGWEGTGRVEVCEPRQRVLVVTRHHRQSYEQATEITLAADGDGTVLVWEERGMSMEHVAPYGAGVQVHVEDLAGYLAGRERGDGEARWKELFPAYEELAAKLG, encoded by the coding sequence ATGACCGACAACGCGCAGGGGGTCGCCCGCATCCTGGGCACCCTGGGATCAACGGACGGCAAGGGTGTCGTACGCATGCAGGACCGCCTCGACAGCCCCCTCGACGACGTGTGGACCGCGCTGACCGAACCTGAGCGGCTGGCGCGTTGGCTGGGCACGGTCGAGGGTGACTTCGTCCTCGGCGGCGAGCTCCGCGCACAGTTCTTCGACGGCTGGGAGGGCACGGGGCGCGTGGAGGTGTGCGAGCCGCGGCAGCGCGTGCTGGTGGTGACCAGGCACCACCGCCAGTCGTACGAGCAGGCGACCGAGATAACGCTGGCCGCGGACGGCGACGGGACCGTCCTGGTCTGGGAGGAACGGGGCATGTCCATGGAGCACGTCGCCCCCTACGGGGCGGGGGTCCAGGTCCACGTGGAAGACCTGGCCGGCTACCTCGCCGGGCGTGAGCGCGGCGACGGCGAGGCACGTTGGAAGGAACTCTTCCCGGCCTACGAAGAGCTGGCGGCCAAGCTCGGCTAG
- a CDS encoding phosphopantetheine-binding protein, which yields MSIVGEDPRSGGLLLFGQPQMMSTTRSESGEAGMNDPEIQKVRAALAEFADLDAVLLTRHATTQVSPCLIAYVSPADIDQAALHAHARKHLPRHLVPAAIVVTDTIPATAAGLPDTQALPLPDLSGLASYEAPETTRQDILCDLFAEILRVPRVGIDDDFFGLGGRSVDAMMLAARISTDLGIRIRMVDLFEVSTVRGLDQLLQESEARS from the coding sequence GTGAGCATCGTCGGAGAAGACCCCCGGTCCGGCGGCCTTCTACTGTTCGGCCAGCCGCAGATGATGTCAACGACACGTAGCGAATCGGGTGAGGCGGGTATGAACGACCCAGAGATCCAGAAGGTCCGGGCCGCTCTGGCGGAATTCGCGGACCTGGACGCCGTGCTACTCACGAGGCATGCGACCACGCAGGTGAGCCCCTGTCTCATCGCCTACGTCTCACCTGCGGACATCGACCAGGCCGCGCTGCACGCACACGCGCGGAAACACCTGCCACGCCATCTGGTCCCGGCGGCGATCGTGGTGACCGACACGATTCCCGCGACGGCGGCAGGACTGCCGGACACGCAGGCGTTGCCCCTGCCCGACCTCAGCGGACTGGCCAGCTACGAAGCCCCGGAGACCACCCGCCAGGACATTCTCTGCGACCTGTTCGCCGAGATCCTGCGGGTGCCGCGGGTCGGCATCGACGACGACTTCTTCGGTCTCGGCGGCCGGTCGGTCGACGCGATGATGCTGGCGGCGAGGATCAGCACCGACCTGGGGATCCGTATTCGAATGGTGGACCTGTTCGAGGTGTCCACCGTACGCGGGCTGGACCAGCTGCTGCAGGAGAGCGAGGCCCGTTCATGA